The following proteins are co-located in the Chlorogloeopsis sp. ULAP01 genome:
- a CDS encoding acetyl ornithine aminotransferase family protein produces MLSISLNKNLPRSPRLVTSLPGPRARDLVERDRAVTSPSYTRDYPLVVARGEGCMVEDVDGNIFLDMTAGIAVTATGHAHPEVVQAIHEQAAKLLHMSGTDFYYEPMVELAEKLANRAPFPDNARVFFTNSGAESNEGAIKLARYHTGRSLIVAFLGGFHGRTYGAMSLTGSKAVQRAGFGPLVPGVTHIPYGTHASLDYLEKYLFPAMLPPHEVAAIVVEPIQGEGGYIVPEDGFLQRIRQICDRYGILMVVDEVQSGIGRTGRLFAVEHWGVMPDIITTAKGIASGLPLGAIISRPEIMTWPPGSHATTFGGNPVACAAALATLQLLETGLMANASHMGELLQAGLTQLHDSFPRVSLPRGKGLMVAVDLLDEEGNLDSKLRDRILQAAFLHGLLLLGCGKAAIRFCPPLVIDSDQIQIALSIFKEILSNLE; encoded by the coding sequence ATGTTAAGTATTTCTCTAAATAAAAATTTACCACGATCGCCTCGTTTAGTAACTTCTTTACCTGGCCCCCGTGCTAGGGATCTTGTGGAACGCGATCGCGCTGTGACTTCTCCTTCCTATACCCGTGACTACCCTTTGGTTGTCGCTCGCGGTGAAGGCTGTATGGTGGAAGATGTGGATGGCAACATCTTTTTAGATATGACTGCGGGAATTGCCGTCACTGCCACAGGACACGCTCACCCGGAAGTTGTGCAAGCTATTCATGAGCAAGCCGCCAAGCTGTTGCATATGTCGGGTACTGATTTTTACTACGAACCAATGGTAGAATTGGCAGAAAAGTTAGCTAATCGCGCTCCTTTTCCCGATAATGCGAGAGTATTTTTTACCAATTCTGGTGCGGAATCTAATGAGGGTGCTATCAAACTAGCAAGATACCACACCGGGCGTTCTCTAATCGTTGCCTTCTTAGGAGGATTCCACGGACGCACCTACGGGGCAATGTCTTTAACTGGTTCTAAAGCAGTACAAAGAGCAGGATTTGGCCCTCTTGTTCCAGGTGTAACGCATATTCCCTACGGTACTCACGCTAGCTTAGATTATCTAGAAAAATATCTATTTCCGGCAATGTTACCACCCCATGAAGTGGCGGCGATTGTTGTTGAACCAATTCAAGGTGAAGGCGGCTACATTGTGCCAGAAGATGGATTTTTACAGCGCATTCGCCAAATATGCGATCGCTATGGCATTCTCATGGTAGTCGATGAAGTGCAATCGGGGATAGGGCGCACCGGTCGATTGTTTGCAGTTGAGCATTGGGGTGTGATGCCCGATATTATTACTACAGCCAAAGGTATTGCCAGTGGATTACCTTTGGGGGCAATTATTTCTCGTCCTGAAATTATGACTTGGCCTCCCGGTTCCCATGCTACTACCTTCGGTGGTAATCCCGTTGCCTGCGCTGCTGCCCTTGCTACCCTACAACTTCTGGAAACTGGCTTGATGGCAAATGCCTCCCACATGGGAGAACTATTGCAAGCTGGTTTGACTCAGTTGCATGACTCGTTTCCTAGAGTTTCGCTACCACGGGGTAAAGGTTTGATGGTAGCAGTAGATTTACTGGATGAGGAAGGTAATTTAGATTCCAAATTACGCGATCGCATTCTCCAAGCAGCTTTTTTACACGGTTTATTGTTGCTGGGTTGCGGCAAGGCTGCGATCCGCTTCTGCCCTCCTTTGGTTATCGATAGTGACCAAATTCAGATAGCTCTAAGTATTTTTAAGGAGATATTAAGTAATTTAGAGTGA
- a CDS encoding choice-of-anchor I family protein, protein MTFNIKKLIGLVALSAALLVVLATPVNAVLLKPIGTYSTGLFDAGAAEIPTYDPKTQRLFVANGASNTIDIISIKEPTNPSLVSAIDISRFGSSVNSVAFNNGILAAAIDADNPQDPGKVAFFDANGEFIQSVTVGAIPDMLTFTPDGTRVLVANEGEPNQNYDVDPEGSVSIINLLGSSPSRKPAAVVQGQILNSNANIARRFNPSVVNVSFTKFNSQVDKLRAAGVRIFGPNATVAQDLEPEYITVADDGKKAWVVLQENNAIAVLDLINNEFTDIIPLGFQDHSLGENALDVSDRDNAINIANWPILGMYQPDGIASYKVRGKTYIVTANEGDARDYDAFSEEVRAGNSRYLLDSNVFSNATELKRPENLGRLTVTNALGDVNGDGQFEQIYSFGSRSFSIWEWDEANNKLNRIYDSGSEFERITAQRFPSFFNSNHVENSFDTRSDDKGPEPEDVKIARINGRFYALIGLERISGVMVYDVTNPQKPVFVNYFNNRNFSVPTNFGDQTNPAAGDLGAEGLLFIPATDSPNRQPLLVVANEVSGTTTLFSIDISRGKKSFNQSGLIFGIMAFGSVGIWKFQRQR, encoded by the coding sequence ATGACTTTTAACATCAAAAAGCTTATCGGTTTAGTTGCTTTATCTGCTGCTTTGTTGGTAGTATTGGCGACACCAGTAAATGCAGTTTTGCTCAAACCTATTGGTACTTACAGCACAGGTTTATTTGATGCTGGGGCTGCCGAAATTCCTACCTATGATCCAAAGACTCAACGTTTATTTGTAGCCAATGGTGCTAGTAACACTATTGATATCATCAGTATCAAAGAGCCTACTAATCCTTCACTGGTGTCAGCCATTGATATTTCTCGCTTTGGTAGTAGTGTTAATAGTGTCGCCTTTAATAACGGCATACTGGCAGCAGCAATCGATGCGGATAATCCACAAGATCCAGGCAAAGTGGCGTTTTTTGATGCTAATGGAGAATTTATCCAATCTGTGACAGTAGGAGCAATACCAGATATGCTGACTTTTACACCGGATGGTACCCGTGTATTAGTGGCAAATGAAGGTGAACCAAATCAGAACTATGACGTTGATCCTGAAGGTTCAGTTAGTATTATCAATTTGTTAGGTTCGAGTCCTAGTAGAAAACCTGCTGCTGTGGTGCAGGGGCAAATTCTCAATTCTAATGCCAACATTGCACGACGTTTCAATCCCAGCGTAGTAAATGTTAGCTTTACTAAGTTCAACAGTCAGGTTGATAAACTACGTGCTGCTGGGGTGCGAATTTTTGGGCCGAATGCCACGGTAGCACAAGATTTAGAGCCAGAGTATATCACTGTTGCTGATGATGGTAAGAAAGCCTGGGTAGTCTTGCAAGAAAACAACGCGATCGCAGTTCTCGATTTGATTAATAATGAATTTACCGACATTATCCCCTTGGGCTTTCAGGATCACAGTTTAGGAGAAAATGCCCTTGATGTTAGCGATCGCGATAACGCCATTAACATTGCTAACTGGCCTATCTTGGGTATGTACCAACCCGATGGTATTGCCTCCTATAAAGTTAGAGGTAAAACCTACATTGTCACCGCTAACGAAGGTGATGCTCGTGATTACGATGCTTTTAGTGAAGAGGTGCGAGCTGGTAATAGTAGATATCTACTAGATTCTAATGTTTTTTCCAATGCTACCGAACTCAAGCGTCCAGAAAATTTGGGTCGGTTGACTGTCACTAACGCTCTAGGTGATGTGAATGGGGATGGGCAATTTGAGCAGATATATTCGTTCGGATCTCGCTCCTTCTCGATTTGGGAATGGGATGAGGCGAACAATAAACTTAACCGAATTTACGACAGTGGCAGTGAATTTGAACGCATCACAGCCCAAAGGTTTCCTAGCTTCTTCAACTCTAACCACGTGGAGAACAGTTTCGATACCCGCAGTGATGACAAAGGGCCAGAACCAGAAGATGTGAAGATTGCTAGAATTAATGGCCGCTTCTATGCGTTGATTGGATTGGAACGCATTAGTGGTGTGATGGTTTATGACGTTACCAATCCCCAAAAACCCGTTTTTGTCAACTATTTCAACAACCGTAACTTCAGTGTTCCAACAAACTTCGGCGATCAAACTAACCCAGCAGCAGGAGATTTAGGCGCAGAAGGTTTGCTGTTCATCCCCGCTACAGATAGCCCTAATCGCCAGCCATTACTGGTTGTGGCTAACGAGGTAAGTGGAACAACAACTCTGTTTTCCATTGATATTTCTAGAGGGAAGAAATCTTTTAACCAGTCTGGATTGATTTTTGGCATTATGGCCTTTGGTTCTGTAGGTATCTGGAAATTCCAACGGCAACGCTAG
- a CDS encoding DUF309 domain-containing protein — protein sequence MNEDLPQQFWQGIDQFNAGQFYACHDTLEALWIEATEPEKTFYQGILQIAVALYHLGNHNFRGAAILLGEGSNRLRRYPSVYSGIDVDELLHQSTELLKTLQQTQLEKVALAKLNEEQVLTLPKIQQVGDRG from the coding sequence ATGAACGAAGATCTGCCCCAGCAATTTTGGCAAGGTATAGATCAGTTTAATGCTGGGCAGTTCTATGCTTGTCATGATACCTTAGAGGCTCTGTGGATAGAAGCAACAGAGCCAGAGAAAACTTTTTATCAAGGAATTTTGCAAATTGCTGTGGCACTGTATCATCTGGGTAACCATAACTTCAGAGGTGCAGCGATTTTGTTGGGAGAAGGTAGCAATCGCTTGCGACGTTATCCATCAGTTTACAGTGGCATTGATGTAGATGAATTATTACATCAAAGTACTGAGTTATTGAAAACATTACAACAAACCCAGCTAGAAAAAGTTGCCTTGGCGAAGTTGAATGAAGAACAAGTCTTAACACTGCCCAAGATTCAGCAAGTTGGGGATAGGGGATAG
- a CDS encoding ferredoxin thioredoxin reductase catalytic beta subunit, translating to MISPEVNTTSSDKNLEAMRHFSEQYAKRTGTYFCSEPSVTAVVIEGLAKHKDELGSPLCPCRHYEDKEAEVNAAYWNCPCVPMRERKECHCMLFLTPDNEFAGDKQEISLDTIKQVRDSMA from the coding sequence ATGATTTCACCAGAGGTAAACACAACATCCAGCGATAAAAATTTAGAAGCAATGCGGCATTTTTCTGAACAATATGCCAAGCGCACTGGAACCTACTTCTGTTCTGAACCTTCTGTTACCGCAGTAGTAATTGAAGGACTTGCCAAACATAAAGACGAACTCGGATCTCCTTTATGCCCCTGCCGTCACTACGAAGATAAAGAAGCTGAGGTAAACGCTGCTTATTGGAACTGTCCCTGTGTACCAATGCGGGAGCGCAAAGAGTGCCACTGTATGCTATTTTTAACTCCAGATAATGAGTTTGCTGGTGACAAGCAAGAAATTTCTCTAGATACCATTAAACAAGTGCGAGACAGCATGGCGTAA
- the lptB gene encoding LPS export ABC transporter ATP-binding protein yields the protein MKIVLENIHKTYGKRTVVNRVNLSVAQGEVVGLLGPNGAGKTTTFYIATGLEKPERGTVWLDHQDITNLPMHKRARLGIGYLAQEASVFRQLSVQDNILLVLEQTNVPRWEWARRLDTLLREFRLEKLARNKGIQLSGGERRRTELARALAAGREGPKFLLLDEPFAGVDPIAVSEIQHLIERLRDRDMGILITDHNVRETLAITDRAYIMREGQILASGNAKELYNNHLVRQYYLGDNFQI from the coding sequence GTGAAAATAGTCTTAGAGAATATTCATAAAACTTACGGTAAGCGAACGGTTGTCAATCGCGTTAATCTTTCTGTTGCCCAAGGTGAAGTCGTTGGCTTATTAGGGCCAAATGGCGCTGGTAAAACGACTACCTTTTATATAGCTACAGGTTTAGAAAAACCGGAGCGAGGAACCGTATGGTTAGATCACCAGGATATTACTAATTTACCAATGCATAAAAGAGCACGTTTAGGCATTGGTTATTTGGCACAGGAAGCAAGTGTTTTTCGCCAGTTATCCGTGCAGGATAATATCTTATTGGTGCTAGAGCAAACCAATGTACCCCGTTGGGAATGGGCGCGAAGACTAGATACATTATTGCGAGAATTTCGTTTAGAAAAGCTGGCTAGAAATAAAGGAATTCAACTATCTGGAGGTGAGCGACGCCGAACTGAATTGGCAAGAGCCTTAGCAGCTGGTAGAGAAGGGCCAAAATTTTTGCTTTTAGACGAACCATTTGCAGGAGTCGATCCGATCGCAGTTTCAGAAATTCAACATCTGATTGAACGATTGCGCGATCGCGACATGGGGATTTTAATCACAGATCACAATGTGCGTGAGACTCTGGCGATTACAGATCGGGCTTACATCATGCGCGAAGGACAAATTCTTGCTTCTGGCAATGCAAAAGAACTTTACAATAACCATCTCGTGCGCCAATACTACTTGGGCGATAATTTCCAGATTTAG
- a CDS encoding DUF1338 domain-containing protein: protein MKRLLAHHLWELLWQEYSTRVSYARTYAKMITNAGGTVANDHIAFRSLRLTVDSSHGKVNLGIDYLAQLAKALGYEAAGEYTFPDSHLYARHYRHPQQEELDLPKLFISELIVDELPEKTAQLIHKTVSGVNLFSFSAIFDTYGHDRDRLAKELEKVFTYHWQPPHRSDVEEVSKVTQYGAWVLLHGYAVNHFTGYVNRQNTPEYPDIDTTARGLANLGVPMKAEIEGDVACGLRQTATQAVTEYVTVLDDITDTEIQVPWTYAYYEIAQRYMVEVEPGKPVLFDGFLGKNAQQLFEMTRVNR, encoded by the coding sequence ATGAAGCGTCTACTTGCCCACCACCTTTGGGAATTGCTTTGGCAAGAATATAGCACCAGGGTAAGTTATGCTCGAACCTATGCAAAAATGATAACTAATGCTGGTGGAACTGTCGCCAATGACCATATCGCCTTTCGGTCTTTACGCTTAACGGTGGATAGTTCACATGGTAAGGTGAACCTGGGAATAGACTATCTAGCTCAACTTGCCAAAGCTTTAGGTTACGAAGCCGCAGGGGAGTATACTTTTCCAGACAGCCATCTTTACGCTCGTCATTATCGCCATCCTCAACAAGAAGAACTTGATTTGCCCAAGTTGTTTATCAGCGAGTTGATTGTGGATGAACTGCCAGAGAAGACTGCACAACTTATTCACAAAACAGTATCGGGCGTAAATCTATTTAGCTTTTCAGCCATATTTGATACATACGGTCATGATCGCGATCGCCTCGCCAAAGAACTGGAGAAAGTTTTTACCTATCATTGGCAACCTCCCCATCGCTCTGATGTAGAAGAAGTCAGCAAAGTCACTCAATACGGTGCATGGGTGCTGCTGCACGGTTATGCAGTCAATCACTTTACAGGCTATGTTAATCGGCAAAACACTCCAGAGTATCCAGATATCGATACTACAGCTCGTGGTTTAGCTAATTTAGGCGTACCAATGAAAGCCGAAATTGAGGGTGATGTTGCTTGCGGTTTGCGACAAACTGCAACGCAAGCAGTGACTGAATACGTGACAGTCTTAGATGATATTACAGACACAGAAATCCAAGTTCCCTGGACTTACGCCTATTACGAAATCGCCCAGCGTTATATGGTGGAAGTAGAGCCTGGGAAGCCAGTGCTGTTTGATGGTTTTTTAGGAAAGAATGCCCAGCAGTTGTTTGAAATGACTCGTGTAAACAGGTAA
- a CDS encoding LptA/OstA family protein has product MKPSYPLPQFPLRRFGLALMLPFALAGAIAFPSQLQTATAQTSGQTSGENRPLTIRSDVQEYDAKTQVVTARGNVQLLYPARQIQATSAQAQYFSKERRIVLSGNVYILQQGGNSIRGETVTYLIDEGRFVAQPRTGRQVESTYVVNDNDLNQATSPAPSTGNFRRSN; this is encoded by the coding sequence ATGAAGCCTTCTTATCCATTACCTCAATTTCCGCTGCGTCGCTTTGGATTAGCTTTGATGCTGCCATTTGCACTTGCAGGGGCGATCGCATTTCCCAGTCAACTGCAAACTGCTACCGCACAAACCTCAGGACAAACCTCAGGGGAAAATCGCCCTTTAACCATTCGTTCTGACGTGCAAGAGTACGATGCTAAAACTCAAGTAGTAACAGCTCGCGGTAATGTCCAACTTTTATATCCAGCTCGTCAAATTCAGGCAACTTCTGCTCAAGCTCAATACTTCAGTAAAGAACGCCGCATTGTTTTAAGTGGTAATGTTTATATTTTGCAACAAGGTGGCAATAGCATCCGAGGTGAGACTGTCACATATCTAATTGATGAAGGACGATTTGTCGCTCAACCTAGAACCGGTCGTCAAGTAGAATCTACTTACGTTGTTAACGACAATGACTTGAATCAAGCTACTTCACCAGCGCCGTCTACAGGAAATTTTAGGCGTTCTAATTAA
- a CDS encoding PilT/PilU family type 4a pilus ATPase: protein MEDKIMSQVGTSKLSLPLPPPNHFLLGKIGQTPTTFSSIQQMVRDAHARKTSDIHIRVGEVPRFRIGGQMVAYQAGEIVTPQIFEAYLSEILTPLQRQQFTENKELDTAIFYPGFLRCRVNCFESLSGGAMVLRLITLEVPSIDNLSLPSVLKRIVSNKQGLILVTGPTGAGKSTTLAGMIRHLNETTQKHIITIEDPIEYVHTSQQCLISQREVGLHTHEFHQALRSLLREDPDVILIGEMRDRVTVDTALKAAQTGHLVLGTLHTKNAIGAINRLLNIYNPEEQAAMRVQILESLVAVIAQILLPTTDGRRAAAMEVLINTPAMQDFLLKGEETEAFQLMEDSTHEGMQVMNQALCQLMLSGQISIEDAINASPDVGDLRRRSRNEGFDPSHSTRRNWGYSDFFPR, encoded by the coding sequence ATGGAAGACAAAATCATGTCCCAAGTAGGGACTTCAAAACTTTCGCTACCACTACCACCCCCAAATCACTTTCTTTTAGGAAAAATAGGACAAACTCCGACAACATTTTCTTCTATTCAGCAGATGGTGCGCGATGCCCATGCCCGTAAAACCTCTGATATTCATATTCGCGTAGGTGAAGTACCCAGATTTCGGATTGGGGGGCAGATGGTGGCATATCAGGCAGGAGAGATAGTTACGCCGCAAATTTTTGAAGCCTACTTGTCAGAGATTCTCACTCCATTGCAGCGTCAGCAATTTACAGAAAATAAAGAATTGGACACGGCTATTTTTTATCCTGGATTTTTGCGCTGTCGTGTCAACTGTTTTGAAAGCTTAAGCGGTGGTGCAATGGTATTACGGCTAATTACCCTTGAGGTGCCTTCGATTGATAATTTAAGCTTGCCGTCAGTTCTCAAACGTATTGTTAGTAATAAGCAGGGATTAATTTTAGTCACAGGGCCAACAGGTGCTGGTAAATCTACTACCTTAGCGGGGATGATTCGTCATCTCAATGAAACAACCCAAAAACACATTATCACAATTGAAGATCCAATCGAATACGTTCACACCTCCCAACAATGCTTAATCAGTCAACGGGAAGTGGGATTGCATACCCATGAATTTCACCAGGCTTTGCGATCGCTATTGCGGGAAGATCCAGATGTAATTTTGATTGGGGAAATGCGCGATCGCGTGACTGTAGATACAGCGCTAAAAGCAGCACAAACCGGTCACTTAGTTTTAGGAACTCTCCACACGAAGAATGCTATCGGTGCCATTAACCGCCTGCTCAACATTTACAATCCCGAAGAGCAAGCGGCTATGCGTGTCCAAATCCTCGAATCATTGGTTGCAGTCATTGCGCAAATTTTGCTGCCGACAACAGATGGGCGACGGGCTGCGGCAATGGAAGTATTAATCAATACACCTGCTATGCAAGATTTCTTGTTGAAGGGCGAGGAAACAGAAGCTTTCCAGTTGATGGAAGATAGCACTCATGAGGGAATGCAGGTAATGAATCAAGCCCTCTGTCAGCTCATGCTATCTGGACAAATTAGTATTGAAGATGCGATTAATGCCTCACCAGATGTGGGTGACTTGCGGCGTCGTTCCCGCAATGAAGGTTTCGATCCATCTCATTCTACCCGGCGTAATTGGGGTTATTCTGACTTTTTTCCGCGATAA
- a CDS encoding aldehyde dehydrogenase family protein: MTTPLICNNYINGKWEDAASAATLESRNPANKHEVVATFPRSSATDVDAAVSAARQAYRSWRLVPAPARAEYVFRVGELLSKYKEELAQLISREMGKPLVEARGDVQEGIDCAFYSAGEGRRLFGQTVPSEMPNKFAMTVRMPIGVCALITPWNFPIAIPCWKAMPALVCGNTIILKPAEDTSACATKLIEIFAEAGLPPGVVNLVHGVGEEVGKALVEHPDVDLVSFTGSSETGAEVGATCGRTHKRVCLEMGGKNAQIVMEDADLQLALDGAVWGAFGTAGQRCTATSRLILHRDVKEKFTTMLKERASKIRLGAGTDPNTEVGPIINERQLQRVNKYLDIAREEGATVLIGGEIAREGELQHGYFFEPTILDNVTPQMRVAREEIFGPVVALIEISNFEEAINILNDSNYGLSSSIYTRDINRAFAAMRDIEAGITYINGPTIGAEVHLPFGGVKHTGNGHREAGTTALDVFTEWKTVYVDFSGSLQRAQIDNRE, encoded by the coding sequence GACTTTCCCGCGTTCGAGTGCAACTGATGTAGATGCAGCAGTAAGCGCTGCCCGCCAAGCTTATCGCAGTTGGCGACTTGTCCCCGCCCCAGCTAGAGCAGAATACGTTTTTAGAGTTGGGGAATTACTAAGCAAATATAAAGAAGAACTAGCACAATTAATTAGTCGGGAAATGGGTAAGCCCCTCGTGGAAGCGCGGGGAGATGTGCAAGAAGGTATTGATTGCGCTTTTTATAGTGCGGGTGAGGGGCGGCGGTTGTTTGGGCAAACTGTACCCTCGGAAATGCCCAATAAATTCGCCATGACGGTACGGATGCCCATCGGTGTTTGCGCCCTGATCACTCCTTGGAATTTCCCGATCGCTATCCCGTGTTGGAAAGCAATGCCAGCTTTGGTGTGTGGCAATACCATCATTCTTAAACCAGCGGAAGATACTTCTGCTTGTGCCACTAAACTGATCGAAATTTTTGCAGAAGCAGGTTTGCCACCGGGAGTTGTTAACTTGGTGCATGGAGTAGGTGAAGAAGTAGGAAAAGCTTTAGTTGAACATCCCGATGTGGATTTGGTATCGTTTACAGGTTCCTCTGAAACTGGTGCAGAAGTCGGCGCTACTTGCGGGCGCACTCACAAGCGTGTGTGTTTGGAAATGGGTGGGAAGAATGCCCAAATAGTCATGGAAGACGCAGACTTGCAACTTGCCCTTGATGGTGCAGTTTGGGGAGCATTCGGTACTGCCGGGCAACGATGCACCGCTACAAGTCGCTTGATTCTGCACCGGGATGTCAAGGAAAAATTTACCACCATGCTCAAAGAACGTGCCAGTAAAATCCGTTTGGGCGCTGGCACCGATCCTAATACCGAAGTTGGGCCGATAATTAATGAAAGGCAACTGCAACGGGTAAATAAGTATCTAGATATTGCCCGTGAGGAAGGAGCAACAGTATTAATTGGTGGAGAAATTGCTCGCGAGGGAGAATTACAACACGGTTACTTCTTTGAGCCGACTATTCTCGACAATGTCACACCCCAGATGCGAGTTGCCCGTGAAGAAATATTTGGCCCAGTGGTAGCTTTGATAGAGATTAGTAATTTTGAAGAAGCTATAAATATCTTGAATGATTCAAACTATGGTCTTTCTTCTTCAATTTACACCCGCGATATCAACCGTGCCTTTGCTGCCATGCGCGATATTGAAGCCGGAATTACTTATATAAATGGCCCTACTATAGGAGCAGAAGTACATTTACCCTTTGGTGGTGTGAAGCATACTGGCAATGGGCATCGGGAAGCGGGAACTACTGCTTTGGATGTTTTTACGGAATGGAAAACTGTATATGTAGATTTTTCAGGTAGTCTACAACGTGCTCAAATTGACAATCGAGAATAG
- a CDS encoding DUF58 domain-containing protein: MKIIKRITTWLEICASTPAYGGWVLAGIAICFFGAGINTMAGWLYVLSGVSFALLGLAAVLPPRSLVGLTVKRRSIEPITAGDSLTIELEIINSKKQPVNLIQVTDLLPFVLGKPQQQAIETIPAQKSYRWIYYQPTVRRGVYRWHTVDLGSGAPLGLFWCRRQRDCAATAIVYPTVLTLTNCPLIDEIGQEDSLKGDPCGKPLQTANEGLVRSLRPYRIGDPMRLIHWRTSARYGELRLRELEMMTAGQDTIIALDSAANWEEDKFEQAVIAAASLYFYAQRQQMQVQLWTASTGLIQGHRVVLEALAKTNSGEDAINECPKSNPIIWLTQNPLTLSSLSRGSRWVLWQNLTATPEKVVVNRENPGIVLQAEQPLQLQLQKSLGL; this comes from the coding sequence ATGAAAATTATTAAGCGTATTACCACTTGGTTAGAGATTTGTGCTAGCACCCCTGCCTACGGTGGTTGGGTATTGGCGGGAATTGCCATTTGTTTTTTTGGAGCTGGCATTAATACAATGGCTGGTTGGCTTTATGTTCTTAGTGGCGTCAGTTTTGCTTTGTTGGGTTTAGCGGCTGTTTTACCACCGCGATCGCTCGTGGGTTTAACCGTGAAACGGCGTTCGATTGAGCCAATCACAGCCGGAGACAGTTTGACAATTGAATTAGAAATAATCAATTCTAAAAAGCAGCCTGTCAACTTAATCCAGGTTACAGATCTGCTGCCTTTCGTTTTGGGGAAACCACAACAGCAAGCAATAGAAACAATTCCCGCTCAAAAAAGCTACCGTTGGATCTACTATCAACCCACTGTGCGCCGGGGAGTCTATCGCTGGCATACAGTTGATCTGGGGAGTGGTGCGCCCTTGGGATTGTTTTGGTGTCGCCGCCAGCGCGATTGTGCTGCCACTGCAATTGTGTATCCTACGGTGCTAACCCTGACAAACTGTCCCCTCATCGATGAAATTGGGCAAGAAGACAGTCTCAAAGGCGATCCCTGCGGTAAACCATTGCAGACAGCAAACGAAGGACTCGTGCGATCGCTACGTCCATATCGCATCGGCGATCCCATGCGTCTAATTCACTGGCGTACCAGCGCCCGCTACGGAGAATTACGATTGCGAGAGTTAGAAATGATGACTGCCGGGCAAGACACAATTATTGCCCTTGATAGCGCTGCCAACTGGGAAGAAGACAAATTTGAGCAAGCAGTAATTGCCGCAGCTTCACTGTATTTTTATGCACAGCGACAGCAAATGCAGGTGCAACTGTGGACTGCATCTACAGGTTTAATTCAAGGCCATCGTGTGGTTTTGGAAGCCTTAGCAAAAACCAATTCAGGTGAAGATGCCATAAATGAATGTCCTAAAAGTAACCCTATAATTTGGCTCACCCAAAATCCCTTAACCCTCTCTTCGCTTTCTAGGGGTAGTCGTTGGGTATTGTGGCAAAATTTGACAGCCACACCAGAAAAAGTAGTAGTAAATAGGGAGAATCCTGGAATTGTGCTGCAAGCAGAGCAACCACTACAACTCCAACTGCAAAAATCATTGGGTTTATAG